One Lagopus muta isolate bLagMut1 chromosome 10, bLagMut1 primary, whole genome shotgun sequence DNA segment encodes these proteins:
- the PTPN9 gene encoding tyrosine-protein phosphatase non-receptor type 9 yields MAAELSAEEEQATKQFLEEINKWTGQYNVSPLSWNVAVKFLMARKFDVLRAIELFHSYRETRLKEGIVKLKPHEEPLRSELLSGKFTILSVRDPSGASIALFTAKLHHPSRSVQHVVLQALFYLLDRAVESFETQRNGLVFIYDMAGSQYTNFELDLSKKILNLLKGAFPARLKKVFIVGAPMWFRVPYSIISLLLKEKLRERVQMVKMSELKEHLPRECLPETLGGCLKLDPLSWNCRFLPQQNGHPDPLDELILVPLVTPRDNGSLHVPGPKALTPQELLEHVSRKQKRGIYEEYEDIRRRSPAGTFVCSLAPYNQEKNRYGDVPCLDQTRVKLAKPYSRPELTDYINASFMDGYKQRNAYIGTQGPLENTYGDFWRMVWEQNVLVIVMTTRLEEGGRKKCGQYWPLEKDFQMRFGVLTVTNLGVENLSHYKKTVLELHSAEGRERRLLSHFQYLSWPDYGVPSSAATLIDFLGAVKQQQRVAVSALGPRFKGHPGGPPLVVHCSAGIGRTGTLCALDICLSQLQDVGTLDIQQTVQRMRTQRAFSIQTPEQYFFCYSAVLEHAQRRGLLPAAQKGSAGH; encoded by the exons ATGGCCGCGGAGCTGAGCGCCGAGGAGGAGCAG GCCACCAAGCAGTTCCTGGAAGAGATCAACAAGTGGACAGGCCAGTACAATGTGTCCCCGCTCTCCTGGAACGTGGCCGTCAAGTTCCTCATGGCCCGCAAGTTCGACGTCCTGCGGGCCATTGAGCTCTTCCACTCCTACCGG GAGACGCGGCTCAAGGAGGGCATCGTGAAGCTGAAGCCGCACGAGGAGCCGCTGCGCTCGGAGCTGCTCAGCGGCAAGTTCACCATCCTG AGCGTCCGGGACCCCTCGGGGGCCTCCATCGCCTTGTTCACGGCCAAGCTGCACCACCCCAGCCGCAGCGTGCAGCACGTGGTGCTCCAGGCGCTCTTCTACCTGCTGGACAGGGCCGTGGAGAG TTTCGAGACGCAGAGGAACGGGCTGGTGTTCATCTACGACATGGCAGGCTCGCAGTACACCAACTTTGAGCTGGACCTCAGCAAGAAGATCCTCAACCTGCTGAAG GGCGCCTTCCCGGCGAGGCTGAAGAAGGTGTTCATCGTGGGAGCGCCCATGTGGTTCCGCGTGCCCTACTCCATCATCAGcctgctgctgaaggagaagctgCGTGAGAGG GTGCAGATGGTGAAGATGTCGGAGCTGAAGGAGCACCTGCCCCGCGAGTGCCTGCCCGAGACCCTCGGCGGCTGCCTCAAGCTGGACCCGCTCAGCTGGAACTGCCGCTTCCTACCGCAGCAAAATGGGCACCCCGACCCCCTGGATGAGCTTATCCTGGTGCCGTTGGTGACCCCCCGCGATAATGGCTCGCTCCATGTGCCCGGCCCCAAGGCCCTCACCccacaggagctgctggagcacgTCAGCCGCAAGCAGAAGCGTGGCATCTATGAGGAGTATGAGGACATCCGGCGCCGGAGCCCGGCTGGGACCTTCGTCTGCTCCTT GGCGCCCTACAACCAGGAGAAGAACCGTTATGGAGACGTGCCCTGCCTGGACCAGACCCGCGTGAAGCTGGCCAAGCCCTACAGCCGCCCAGAG CTGACCGACTACATCAATGCCAGCTTCATGGATGGCTACAAGCAGAGGAATGCGTACATCGGGACACAAG GGCCCCTGGAGAACACCTATGGTGACTTCTGGCGCATGGTGTGGGAGCAGAACGTCCTGGTGATCGTGATGACGACTCG GCTGGAGGAGGGGGGCAGGAAGAAGTGCGGCCAGTACTGGCCCTTGGAGAAGGATTTCCAGATGCGCTTCGGGGTGCTGACCGTCACCAACCTGGGCGTGGAAAACCTCAGCCATTACAAGAAAACCGTCCTAGAGCTCCACAGTGCCGAG GGCAGAGAGCGGCGGTTGCTCTCCCACTTCCAATACTTGAGCTGGCCGGATTATGGCGTGCCCTCATCGGCAGCCACGCTCATTGACTTCCTGGGGGCcgtgaagcagcagcagcgcgTGGCCGTCAGCGCGTTAGGACCGCGTTTCAAGGGGCACCCGGGGGGCCCTCCACTCGTGGTGCATTGCAGCGCCGGCATCGGCAGGACAG GTACCCTGTGTGCTCTGGACATCTGCCTGTCGCAGCTGCAGGACGTGGGCACGCTGGACATCCAGCAGACGGTGCAGCGCATGAGGACGCAGCGTGCCTTCAGCATCCAGACCCCGGagcagtatttcttctgctaCAGCGCAGTGCTGGAGCACGCCCAGCGCCGCGGCCTGCTGCCTGCCGCCCAGAAGGGCTCTGCCGGGCACTga
- the SNX33 gene encoding sorting nexin-33, translating to MALRGRALYNFQSENKEEISIQENEELVVFSERSLDGWLQGRNSRGETGLFPASYVEIVRPRAGSGHAEGSGSPAGSPGHLHGFSAAPAGLSSYGSFEDDDDDDWDDWDDSCTVVEEPRGAAGTNGHPAAGPEPYGAPRAKPTLERQDSVGSSKRGSVVGRNLNRFSCFVRSGVEAFILGDVPLMSKIAEAYSIEMGCKGPQWRANPHPFICSVEDPTKQTKFKGIKSYISYKLTPSNFNSPVYRRYKHFDWLYNRLLHKFTIISVPHLPEKQATGRFEEDFIEKRKRRLILWMEHMTSHPVLSQYEGFQHFLRCRDEKQWKLGKRRAEKDEMVGASFLLTIQIPTEHQDLQDVEDRVDAFKAFSKKMDDSVLQLTNVASELVRKHVGGFRKEFQKLGNAFQAISYSFQMDPPYSLDALNNAISHTGKTYEAVGEMFAEQPKNDLFLMLDTLSLYQGLLSNFPDIIHLQKGAFAKVKESQRMSDEGRMDQEEADGIRKRCRVVGFALQAEMNHFHERRVADFKRMMQSYLKQQIIFYQRVSQQLEKTLRMYDNL from the exons ATGGCGCTGCGGGGCAGGGCGCTGTACAACTTCCAGAGCGAAAACAAGGAGGAGATCAGCATCCAGGAGAACGAGGAGCTCGTGGTGTTCAGCGAGCGCTCGCTGGACGGCTGGCTGCAGGGCCGGAACAGCCGCGGCGAGACCGGCCTCTTCCCGGCCTCCTACGTGGAGATCGTGCGCCCTCGCGCCGGCTCCGGGCACGCCGAGGGCTCCGGCAGCCCCGCCGGCTCGCCCGGCCACCTGCACGGCTTCAGCGCGGCGCCCGCCGGCCTCTCGTCCTACGGCAGCTTCGAGGATGACGACGACGACGATTGGGATGACTGGGACGACTCTTGCACGGTGGTGGAGGAGCCCCGCGGCGCTGCCGGCACCAACGGGCACCCGGCGGCGGGACCAGAGCCCTACGGAGCGCCCCGTGCCAAGCCGACGCTGGAGAGGCAGGACAGCGTGGGCTCCTCCAAGAGGGGCAGCGTGGTGGGCAGGAACCTCAACCGCTTCTCCTGCTTCGTGCGCTCGGGCGTGGAGGCCTTCATCCTTGGCGACGTGCCCCTCATGTCCAAGATTGCCGAGGCTTACAGCATCGAGATGGGCTGCAAGGGTCCGCAGTGGCGAGCCAACCCGCACCCCTTCATCTGCTCCGTGGAGGATCCCACCAAGCAGACCAAATTTAAGGGCATCAAGAGCTACATCTCCTACAAGCTGACCCCCAGCAACTTCAACTCGCCCGTGTACCGGCGCTACAAGCACTTTGACTGGCTCTACAACCGCCTGCTGCACAAGTTCACCATCATCTCGGTGCCCCACCTGCCCGAGAAGCAGGCCACGGGGCGCTTCGAGGAGGACTTCATCGAGAAGCGCAAGCGGCGCCTGATCCTGTGGATGGAGCACATGACGAGCCACCCCGTCCTGTCGCAGTACGAGGGCTTCCAGCACTTCCTCCGCTGCCGCGATGAGAAGCAGTGGAAGCTGGGCAAGAGGCGAGCTGAGAAGGACGAGATGGTGGGCGCCAGCTTCCTGCTCACCATCCAGATCCCCACCGAGCACCAGGACCTGCAGGACGTGGAGGACCGCGTGGACGCCTTCAAGGCCTTCAGCAAGAAGATGGACGACAGCGTCCTGCAGCTGACCAACGTGGCCTCCGAGCTGGTGCGCAAACACGTGGGGGGGTTCCGCAAGGAGTTCCAGAAGCTGGGCAATGCCTTCCAAGCCATCAGCTACTCCTTCCAGATGGACCCCCCCTACAGCTTGGATGCCCTCAACAATGCCATCTCCCACACGGGCAAGACGTACGAGGCTGTGGGGGAGATGTTTGCGGAGCAGCCCAAGAATGACCTCTTCCTCATGCTGGACACTCTCTCTTTGTATCAGGGGCTCCTTTCCAACTTCCCAGACATCATCCACCTCCAGAAAG GAGCCTTTGCAAAGGTGAAGGAGAGCCAGCGGATGAGCGACGAGGGCCGGATGGACCAGGAGGAGGCGGATGGGATTCGCAAGCGCTGCCGCGTGGTGGGCTTCGCCCTGCAGGCTGAGATGAACCACTTCCACGAGCGGCGCGTGGCCGACTTCAAGAGGATGATGCAGTCCTACCTGAAGCAGCAGATCATCTTCTACCAGCGTGtcagccagcagctggagaaGACGCTGCGCATGTATGACAACCTCTAA
- the SNUPN gene encoding snurportin-1, giving the protein MEELCAALAGGVALAAPNSTAAPHPRLGAYKGRGDRLGQEERRRRLLCLQRERRLDYVNHARRLAEGDWAGVESDEDEGKDGDEEEEEEMEVDAGRRLPKRYANQLMLSEWLVDVPVDLEQEWMVVVCPVGKRALVVASRGSTAAYTKSGFCVNRFPSLLPGGNRHNTTSEKVYCILDCIYNEAEQTYYILDVMCWRGHPVYDCQTDFRFFWLSSKIQEEEGLGEKSRINPYKFVGLQNFPCTSESLCEVLTTSFPFEVDGLLFYHKQTHYTPGSTPLVGWLRPYMVPDILGLAVPATPLTAKPAYAGRQLQQIIESKRSKKLAAGKAEPSAEAAARNGHYELEHLSTPQPANAAQGQEEAGSQMEN; this is encoded by the exons ATGGAGGAGCTGTGCGCGGCGCTGGCGGGCGGCGTGGCCTTGGCGGCTCCCAACAGCACCGCGGCGCCGCACCCGCGGCTCGGCGCGTACAAAGGCCGCGGGGACCggctggggcaggaggagcggcggcggcggctcctgTGTCTGCAGAGAGA GAGGCGGCTGGACTACGTGAACCATGCCCGCAGGCTGGCGGAGGGGGACTGGGCCGGCGTGGAGAGCGACGAGGACGAGGGGAAGGATGGCGacgaggaagaggaggaggagatggaggtggaCGCCGGCAGGAGGCTGCCCAAGCGCTACGCCAACCAG CTGATGCTCTCTGAGTGGCTGGTTGATGTCCCCGTGGATCTGGAGCAGGAGtggatggtggtggtgtgtCCTGTTGGGAAGAGAGCGCTGGTGGTGGCCTCCAGG GGTTCCACAGCAGCTTACACCAAGAGTGGCTTCTGTGTCAACAGGTttccatccctgctgccaggGGGAAACCGGCACAATACAACAAGTGAGAAAG TGTACTGTATCTTGGACTGTATCTACAATGAAGCAGAGCAGACATACTACATCCTCGATGTGATGTGCTGGAGGGGACACCCTGTTTACGACTGCCAG actgacTTCAGATTCTTCTGGCTCTCCTCGAAGATCCAAGAAGAGGAAGGGCtgggagagaaaagcaggattAATCCA taCAAGTTTGTGGGCCTGCAGAACTTCCCCTGCACCTCGGAGAGCCTGTGTGAGGTGCTGACAACGAGCTTCCCCTTCGAG GTCGACGGACTTCTCTTCTACCACAAGCAGACCCACTACACCCCTGGCAGCACCCCGCTGGTGGGCTGGCTGCGCCCATACATGGTGCCTGACATCCTGGGGCTCGCTGTGCCCGCCACGCCGCTCACTGCCAAGCCAGCCTATGCTGGGCGCCAGCTCCAGCAGATCATCGAGAGCAAGAGGAGTAAAAAGCTGGCAGCGGGCAAGGCTGAGCCGAGCGCCGAGGCAGCTGCTAGGAACGGACATTATGAGCTGGAACACTTGTCCACCCCTCAGCCAGCTAATGCTGCACAGGGccaggaggaagcagggagTCAGATGGAGAATTAG